In one Juglans regia cultivar Chandler chromosome 11, Walnut 2.0, whole genome shotgun sequence genomic region, the following are encoded:
- the LOC108992219 gene encoding probable receptor-like protein kinase At1g80640, which translates to MKLLLISVLLFYCLRKPIWVGATPDTLVPSVSASVSSPAVSPVSSISTSMAAFSPGIEVGIEEDHVDAHKKMLIALVVACTALAAGILSLLCLWIYRRTRKPHRRSARSSDAEKGLALPPFLTKFSSVTIVGKRGSVPLIDYKLLEKATDNFRDSNILGEGGFGCVYKAQLDDTLNVAVKKLNCESQDAEREFENEVDLLSKIQHPNVISLLGCCIHCDTRFIVYELMQNGSLEIQLHGPSHGLALTWHMRMKIALDTARGLEYLHEHCNPPVIHRDLKSSNILLDSNFNAKLSDFGLAVTDVAQNKNIKLSGTLGYVAPEYLLDGKLTDKSDVYAFGVVLLELLLGRRPVEKLAPAQCQSIVTWAMPQLTDRSKLPNIVDPVIKDTMDLKHLYQVAAVAVLCVQPEPSYRPLITDVLHSLIPLVPIELGGTLRVAQATRPAPPADSAVMPSGH; encoded by the exons ATGAAGCTTCTTCTAATCTCTGTTTTGCTGTTTTACTGTCTTCGTAAACCCATTTGGGTTGGTGCCACACCGGACACTCTTGTTCCATCCGTTTCAGCTTCTGTTTCCTCCCCAGCAGTCTCACCTGTTTCTTCAATTTCCACATCAATGGCTGCTTTCTCCCCAG GAATTGAGGTGGGAATTGAAGAAGATCATGTGGATGCACACAAGAAAATGTTAATTGCGCTCGTCGTTGCTTGCACTGCTCTTGCTGCAGGCATTTTGTCTTTGTTATGCCTGTGGATATATCGCAGGACACGCAAGCCTCACAGAAGAAGTGCTCGGAGCTCAG ATGCTGAGAAGGGACTTGCTTTACCTCCGTTTTTGACTAAATTTAGCTCCGTAACAATTGTTGGCAAGAGAGGATCTGTTCCATTGATTGACTATAAGCTTCTAGAAAAGGCAACGGACAATTTCCGGGATAGTAATATCTTGGGAGAGGGCGGATTTGGATGTGTTTACAAGGCTCAGTTGGATGATACCTTGAATGTTGCCGTCAAGAAGCTTAACTGTGAAAGTCAGGACGCCGAGAGGGAATTCGAg AACGAGGTTGATTTGTTAAGTaaaattcaacatccaaatgtaaTTTCCTTACTGGGTTGCTGTATTCATTGCGATACAAGATTTATTGTCTATGAATTGATGCAAAATGGATCTTTGGAAATTCAATTGCATG GACCTTCTCATGGTTTGGCATTAACTTGGCACATGCGGATGAAAATAGCTCTTGATACAGCAAG AGGATTAGAATATCTGCACGAGCACTGCAATCCGCCGGTGATCCATAGAGATCTGAAATCATCTAATATACTTTTGGACTCCAACTTCAATGCTAag CTTTCGGATTTTGGTCTTGCTGTAACTGATGTGGCCCAAAACAAGAACATCAAGCTTTCAGGCACTTTGGGTTATGTAGCCCCGGAATATCTTTTAGAtg GTAAATTGACAGATAAGAGTGATGTCTATGCTTTTGGAGTTGTGCTTCTAGAGCTTCTGTTAGGAAGAAGGCCAGTGGAAAAACTGGCACCAGCTCAGTGCCAATCTATTGTCACATGG GCCATGCCCCAGCTCACAGACAGATCTAAACTCCCAAACATTGTGGATCCTGTGATCAAAGATACAATGGATCTGAAACATTTATACCAG GTCGCTGCTGTAGCTGTGCTATGTGTGCAACCAGAACCAAGCTACCGGCCACTAATAACAGATGTCTTGCACTCTCTCATTCCTCTCGTCCCCATTGAACTTGGTGGCACACTAAGAGTTGCACAAGCAACACGACCAGCACCTCCTGCTGATTCGGCGGTGATGCCTTCTGGTCACTGA